One Kitasatospora sp. MAP12-44 DNA segment encodes these proteins:
- a CDS encoding histidine kinase: protein MSMSPGEGASARGLWWWERRRGALLDGILAALAALECAVGGFGFVGDRLHLGLVLAVPAAVIGALGGATLLVRRRWPAAPVLVSMILVPALFGVVLLMVSLYTLASTWTWPSRRRRVLALSSVVFAETLGMVLFLFLSADPQPGEVLPPTWVTVLISVLVSVGLTVPPVVTGLYIGARRRLVESLKDRAHGLEAELGLLAEQARERARRARLEERTRIAREMHDVVAHRVSLMVVHAGALERIVAKDPEKAAQSAKLMADTGRQALNELREILGVLRMNEDRAAEVPPVLAELPRLVDQSKAAGMTVSLTVSGSRQPYSGEAEQTAYRVVQEGLTNAHKHAGGARVSVLLAYLPNGVRVAVLNDCPVLAEQVRLPSGGNGLVGMRERVLALGGSFLAGPEQDGGYRVEAMLPSRLAVRVDRLN, encoded by the coding sequence ATGAGCATGTCGCCTGGGGAGGGCGCGTCGGCCCGCGGCTTGTGGTGGTGGGAGCGGCGGCGAGGCGCGCTTCTGGACGGAATCCTGGCCGCACTGGCCGCGCTGGAGTGCGCGGTCGGCGGCTTCGGCTTCGTCGGCGACCGGCTGCACCTGGGCCTGGTCCTCGCGGTGCCGGCAGCGGTGATCGGCGCGCTGGGCGGGGCCACCCTGCTGGTGCGGCGGCGCTGGCCGGCCGCGCCGGTGCTGGTGTCGATGATCCTGGTGCCCGCGCTCTTCGGCGTCGTGCTGCTGATGGTCTCGCTGTACACCCTGGCGTCCACCTGGACCTGGCCGTCCCGGCGGCGGCGGGTGCTGGCGCTCTCCTCGGTGGTCTTCGCGGAGACGCTCGGGATGGTGCTCTTCCTCTTCCTCAGCGCCGACCCGCAACCCGGCGAGGTGCTGCCGCCGACCTGGGTCACCGTCCTGATCTCGGTGCTGGTGTCGGTGGGCCTCACCGTGCCGCCGGTGGTCACCGGCCTCTACATCGGCGCCCGGCGCCGGCTGGTGGAGTCGCTGAAGGACCGGGCGCACGGCCTGGAGGCCGAGCTCGGCCTGCTCGCCGAGCAGGCCCGCGAGCGCGCCCGGCGGGCCCGGCTCGAGGAGCGCACCCGGATCGCCCGGGAGATGCACGACGTGGTGGCGCACCGGGTGAGCCTGATGGTGGTGCACGCCGGAGCGCTGGAGCGGATCGTCGCCAAGGACCCGGAGAAGGCGGCGCAGAGCGCCAAGCTGATGGCCGACACCGGGCGGCAGGCGCTCAACGAGCTGCGCGAGATCCTCGGGGTGCTGCGGATGAACGAGGACCGGGCCGCCGAGGTGCCGCCCGTGCTGGCCGAGCTGCCCCGGCTGGTCGACCAGTCCAAGGCCGCCGGGATGACCGTCTCGCTCACCGTCAGCGGCTCCCGGCAGCCGTACAGCGGGGAGGCCGAGCAGACCGCGTACCGGGTGGTCCAGGAGGGGCTGACCAACGCGCACAAGCATGCCGGCGGCGCGCGGGTCTCGGTGCTGCTGGCGTATCTGCCCAACGGCGTGCGGGTGGCGGTGCTGAACGACTGCCCGGTCCTGGCGGAGCAGGTGCGGCTGCCCAGCGGCGGCAACGGGCTGGTGGGGATGCGCGAGCGGGTCCTCGCGCTGGGTGGCAGCTTCCTGGCCGGGCCCGAGCAGGACGGCGGCTACCGGGTGGAGGCGATGCTGCCGTCCAGGCTGGCGGTCCGGGTGGATCGGCTGAACTAA
- a CDS encoding SUKH-3 domain-containing protein, whose translation MNPSATSAPTRSQPRFSADVAAALKQAGWHPGRWEIRRAEEWADQLLAQGSPTGVPHTVFPAAVEAWAEFGGLSFDLSGAGRQVARTPFLLDPLCGLHQPRTLADLGRALDSRVAPLGEELYGQALLAIDEAGRVFSLDHTGEWFLGADLDQAVSTLVLGTLPERLLTITDLL comes from the coding sequence CTGAACCCGTCCGCCACCTCGGCTCCCACCCGCTCGCAGCCCCGGTTCTCCGCCGACGTCGCGGCCGCGCTCAAGCAGGCCGGCTGGCACCCCGGCCGCTGGGAGATCCGCCGAGCCGAGGAGTGGGCCGACCAGCTGCTCGCGCAGGGCTCGCCGACCGGCGTCCCGCACACGGTCTTCCCCGCGGCCGTGGAGGCCTGGGCCGAGTTCGGCGGGCTCTCCTTCGACCTGTCCGGCGCCGGCCGCCAGGTGGCCCGCACGCCGTTCCTGCTCGACCCGCTCTGCGGACTGCACCAGCCGCGCACCCTGGCCGACCTGGGCCGGGCGCTGGACAGCCGGGTCGCCCCGCTGGGCGAGGAGCTGTACGGACAGGCGCTGCTCGCCATCGACGAGGCGGGCCGGGTCTTCAGCCTGGACCACACCGGCGAGTGGTTCCTCGGCGCGGACCTCGACCAGGCGGTCAGCACGCTGGTGCTCGGCACCCTGCCCGAGCGGCTGCTGACCATCACCGACCTGCTCTGA
- a CDS encoding YwqJ-related putative deaminase, which produces MAAPVSAPPAAAPLLRHHRDSLLPAVAAALSLRGGDVQTLAGRKTDEQPELHPLIAEFHARLPVEQRERFTGRCPEAVLLSKYLTALDAGRSKRAAKKPLTLHEARKALKGAKLTTVRIREEDDPAHGTHAPPCRSCVPLLDHLSVQSVTVAHTS; this is translated from the coding sequence GTGGCCGCACCCGTCTCCGCACCGCCGGCCGCCGCCCCGCTGCTGCGCCACCACCGGGACAGCCTGCTGCCCGCGGTGGCGGCCGCGCTCTCGCTGCGCGGCGGGGACGTGCAGACCCTGGCCGGCCGCAAGACCGACGAGCAGCCCGAGTTGCACCCGCTGATAGCCGAGTTCCACGCGCGGCTGCCGGTCGAGCAGCGCGAACGCTTCACCGGCCGCTGCCCGGAGGCCGTCCTGCTCTCCAAGTACCTGACGGCGCTGGACGCCGGCCGCTCCAAGCGCGCCGCCAAGAAGCCGCTCACCCTGCACGAGGCCCGCAAGGCGCTCAAGGGCGCCAAGCTGACGACCGTGCGAATCCGCGAGGAGGACGACCCGGCGCACGGGACGCACGCGCCGCCGTGCCGCTCCTGCGTCCCGCTGCTCGACCACCTCAGCGTGCAGAGCGTCACAGTCGCCCACACGTCCTGA
- a CDS encoding SMI1/KNR4 family protein — translation MTTGRPGAAAAPNAAYAGQVVQFPDPVRAAKYPAGVRVDGQGHPDFGPYARAAAEVADPPAGFGVDELRLTDYVSANAALFSQGHELWADLESPVATPPGWTWHHAVGGAAPGWRRMELVPVEVKALLRHHGGLACSSADHGRRGTRPLQERRAVHFSLSKEGAEPLSVGEELLQGAEERLGYRLPGPYRSFLKLAGGRGPIGVALDTELGLLLDQPFLTVGEEYGVDDLVYANKCLRDHLTKDYLGIAYAQGGIVALKVRGAELGSVWFCLYDDARDTGAPEEPADRVQRLLLRCGDTFDDFLLRLAGSPPELETVAELMVDGGFARAVPVPAP, via the coding sequence ATGACGACAGGTCGGCCCGGCGCCGCTGCCGCGCCCAACGCGGCCTACGCGGGTCAGGTGGTGCAGTTCCCCGACCCGGTGCGCGCGGCGAAGTATCCGGCGGGTGTCCGGGTGGACGGTCAGGGCCACCCGGACTTCGGCCCCTACGCCCGGGCCGCGGCCGAGGTCGCCGACCCGCCCGCCGGCTTCGGCGTGGACGAGCTGCGGCTGACCGACTACGTCTCGGCCAACGCCGCGCTGTTCAGCCAGGGGCACGAGCTCTGGGCCGACCTGGAGTCCCCGGTCGCCACCCCGCCCGGCTGGACCTGGCACCACGCGGTCGGCGGTGCGGCGCCCGGCTGGCGCCGGATGGAGCTGGTGCCCGTCGAGGTCAAGGCGCTGCTGCGGCACCACGGCGGACTGGCCTGCTCCAGCGCCGACCACGGCCGCCGCGGCACCCGCCCGCTGCAGGAGCGGCGGGCGGTGCACTTCTCGCTCTCCAAGGAGGGCGCCGAGCCGCTCAGCGTCGGCGAGGAGCTGCTGCAGGGCGCCGAGGAGCGGCTGGGCTACCGGCTGCCCGGTCCGTACCGGTCGTTCCTCAAGCTGGCCGGCGGGCGCGGCCCGATCGGCGTCGCGCTCGACACCGAGCTCGGACTGCTGCTCGACCAGCCGTTCCTGACGGTCGGCGAGGAGTACGGGGTCGACGACCTCGTCTACGCCAACAAGTGCCTGCGCGACCACCTGACCAAGGACTACCTGGGCATCGCGTACGCGCAGGGCGGCATCGTCGCGCTCAAGGTGCGGGGCGCGGAGCTTGGTTCGGTCTGGTTCTGCCTGTACGACGACGCCCGGGACACCGGCGCGCCCGAGGAGCCCGCGGACCGGGTGCAGCGGCTGCTGCTGCGGTGCGGGGACACCTTCGACGACTTCCTGCTCCGGCTGGCCGGCAGCCCGCCGGAGCTGGAGACGGTGGCCGAGCTGATGGTGGACGGCGGGTTCGCCCGCGCGGTCCCGGTGCCGGCGCCGTGA
- a CDS encoding SUKH-4 family immunity protein, with amino-acid sequence MVTYAQAQDLAEDWINGGVPPFQQREVRVREFELGFVCWAEDRAGGPSSDGGAARLVIARDSGASTLWPALAVEDVIRGYQLEYGPPPAAAAAKPAPVEATSFLLSPPQWLQEAGEAAIAAEAARLGPPPQAPAPAPAPAPAPALAPVAAPMPVPVPAPAVLSEPPVSDRPAGDAPTMLAPPSSLPWSPPEPPAAQTPPAVFPEGAAVPLPEGYDYVDAAPPAPAPAPAPAPVPTPAPVAAPAPTVLAVPADLPPAPAPPAPPAPSMDYAPTMLASPDGVPGLQGLAGAPATPATPGPGVGLGRSAGSAPPPPPPGGLLAPGGQDGPSHGVGLGRSAGSAPPPPPPGGLLHAPGGQDGPSHGVGLGRSAGSAPPPPPPAGLRGTPAVAPPGPGAADLADAATSKAVLPRPTPSADPGVAQAATQLASAVPPGAAAPGLPGAAAPVPGLPPQGAPVPPGVPTVGPGYLAVLSYRAPDGSEQKVMQRSEPGTPHPEWKILQELRRLGVPPEQVLELHTELESCDVPGGYCARLVRASWPNVRITHTASYGREHPARQAGMAHLLNHLDELHQLAAGPQRPRPVRAPLPPPGAVAQRPAVPPQQLGAELAQFFGPAVFRYEQRAVSRQGVPEVVAQTLVWAGLPVSFGPFFWAHAQDGRPIPTLAELAAERGLPAGPDAGGYLVLGNDYGRQLCVQYGTAAVVAVDLDGTGEQPRFVNSGVPEFVRSLALLGRMWPLRYGLTPDQAGRWTTDFQAELAALDPAALQAPDTWWAVLLEQFWDGLL; translated from the coding sequence ATGGTGACGTACGCGCAGGCACAGGACCTCGCCGAGGACTGGATCAACGGTGGCGTGCCGCCGTTCCAGCAGCGCGAGGTACGGGTACGGGAGTTCGAGCTCGGGTTCGTCTGCTGGGCGGAGGACCGGGCCGGTGGGCCGTCCTCGGACGGTGGCGCGGCCAGGCTGGTGATCGCCCGGGACAGCGGGGCGAGCACGCTCTGGCCGGCGCTGGCGGTCGAGGACGTGATCCGCGGCTACCAGCTGGAGTACGGGCCGCCGCCGGCCGCCGCGGCGGCCAAGCCCGCGCCGGTGGAGGCGACCTCGTTCCTGCTCAGCCCGCCGCAGTGGCTGCAGGAGGCGGGGGAGGCGGCGATCGCCGCCGAGGCGGCCCGGCTGGGCCCGCCGCCGCAGGCGCCTGCTCCGGCTCCGGCGCCTGCCCCCGCTCCGGCCCTGGCCCCGGTCGCCGCGCCCATGCCCGTGCCGGTGCCCGCACCGGCCGTCCTGTCGGAGCCGCCGGTCTCGGACCGGCCGGCCGGGGACGCGCCGACCATGCTCGCGCCGCCGTCCTCGCTGCCGTGGTCGCCGCCGGAGCCCCCGGCCGCGCAGACGCCGCCCGCGGTGTTCCCGGAGGGCGCCGCGGTGCCGCTCCCCGAGGGCTACGACTACGTCGACGCCGCGCCGCCCGCGCCCGCGCCCGCGCCCGCGCCCGCGCCGGTGCCTACGCCTGCGCCCGTGGCGGCGCCCGCGCCCACCGTGCTCGCCGTGCCCGCAGACCTGCCCCCCGCGCCCGCGCCGCCCGCACCGCCCGCGCCGTCGATGGACTACGCGCCGACCATGCTGGCCTCCCCCGACGGCGTCCCCGGCCTGCAGGGCCTGGCAGGCGCCCCGGCGACCCCGGCCACGCCCGGCCCCGGGGTGGGCCTGGGCCGCAGCGCGGGCAGCGCCCCGCCACCGCCCCCGCCAGGTGGTCTGCTGGCGCCCGGTGGCCAGGACGGTCCGTCGCACGGCGTCGGTCTGGGCCGCAGCGCCGGCAGTGCCCCGCCGCCCCCGCCGCCGGGCGGTCTGCTGCACGCGCCCGGCGGCCAGGACGGTCCGTCTCACGGCGTCGGTCTGGGCCGCAGCGCCGGCAGCGCTCCGCCGCCCCCGCCGCCGGCCGGCCTGCGCGGCACCCCGGCCGTGGCTCCGCCCGGCCCGGGCGCTGCCGACCTGGCCGACGCCGCCACCAGCAAGGCCGTCCTCCCCCGCCCGACCCCGTCGGCCGACCCCGGCGTGGCGCAGGCGGCGACCCAGCTCGCCTCGGCCGTCCCGCCCGGCGCGGCGGCCCCCGGCCTGCCCGGCGCCGCCGCGCCCGTCCCCGGCCTGCCGCCGCAGGGCGCGCCTGTCCCGCCGGGCGTGCCGACCGTCGGCCCCGGCTACCTCGCGGTGCTCAGCTACCGCGCACCGGACGGCTCCGAGCAGAAGGTGATGCAGCGCAGCGAGCCCGGCACGCCGCACCCGGAGTGGAAGATCCTGCAGGAGCTGCGCCGGCTCGGCGTGCCCCCCGAGCAGGTCCTGGAGCTGCACACCGAGCTGGAGAGCTGCGACGTCCCGGGCGGCTACTGCGCGCGCCTGGTGCGGGCCTCCTGGCCGAACGTCCGGATCACCCACACGGCCTCCTACGGTCGTGAGCACCCGGCGCGGCAGGCGGGCATGGCCCATCTGCTGAACCACCTGGACGAGCTGCACCAGCTGGCCGCCGGCCCGCAGCGCCCCCGGCCGGTGCGGGCGCCGCTGCCGCCGCCGGGCGCGGTGGCGCAGCGTCCGGCCGTCCCGCCGCAGCAGCTCGGGGCCGAGCTGGCGCAGTTCTTCGGACCGGCGGTGTTCCGCTACGAGCAGCGCGCGGTCTCCCGCCAGGGGGTGCCGGAGGTGGTGGCGCAGACCCTGGTCTGGGCGGGCCTGCCGGTCAGCTTCGGGCCGTTCTTCTGGGCGCACGCCCAGGACGGCCGCCCGATTCCGACGCTGGCCGAGCTGGCCGCCGAGCGCGGCCTGCCGGCCGGCCCGGACGCCGGCGGCTATCTGGTGCTCGGCAACGACTACGGCCGCCAGCTCTGTGTGCAGTACGGCACAGCCGCCGTGGTCGCGGTGGATCTCGACGGAACCGGGGAGCAGCCCCGCTTCGTCAACAGTGGTGTGCCGGAGTTCGTCCGGTCGCTCGCCCTGCTCGGTCGGATGTGGCCGCTGCGCTACGGACTGACCCCGGATCAGGCCGGGCGTTGGACCACCGACTTCCAGGCCGAGCTGGCCGCGCTCGACCCGGCTGCCCTCCAGGCACCCGACACCTGGTGGGCGGTCCTCCTGGAGCAGTTCTGGGACGGCCTGCTGTAG